CCTACCCTGGCTAACCAGAAGTGTGATGGAATGTGCGTTATAACGCTTTCCGTGTGCGAATAAGTAGGATATCTCTGTGCTGGACTTAATAGTTTCCAACACAACTCCCCTTAAACGCAAAGACGCTTGCGTCCCTTAGCACGGCGCGCGCGAAGAACAGCACGACCGCCCTTAGTGGACA
This genomic stretch from Denitrobacterium detoxificans harbors:
- the rpmH gene encoding 50S ribosomal protein L34; its protein translation is MKRTYQPNKRKRAKCHGFRARMSTKGGRAVLRARRAKGRKRLCV